One uncultured Jannaschia sp. DNA segment encodes these proteins:
- a CDS encoding ABC transporter transmembrane domain-containing protein, whose protein sequence is MADIAKEADRARSKRIGSLRALTPFFRPHIGMVVAALAALTLTAGVSLVLPLAVRQVVDAFQTGAAGLLDRYFAWALVIAALLALGTGLRYYLVTRLGERVVADIRKAVFARMIRMSPNFYDGIMTGEVLSRITTDTTLLLSVVSSSVSIALRNMLIFMGGLALMLWTAPKLSGLVLLIVPAVIVPIIVLGRRLRTLSRENQDWIAESSGKASEWLLSAQTVQAYTFEHEASDRFDDVTEKSFLSARTRIRVRAIMTVIVILLTFAGIVGVLWIGARDVRGGVMTVGELIQFLIYAIMVAGAVAALSEIWGELQRAAGATERLVELLEVEDDVTDPEAPATLPLGEAIAFEGVTFRYPTRPGVAALDDVTLHVAPGETVALVGPSGAGKSTVIQLLQRFYDPDAGSITLGGTDLREMDRAGFRARMALVPQDPVIFAASARDNIRFGNPEATDAQVEAAAKAAAAHDFLTALPEGYDTYVGERGVMLSGGQKQRIAIARAILRDAPVLLLDEATSALDAESERAVQDAVATLAEGRTTIIVAHRLATVKQADRIVVMQDGAIAAQGTHDELVAEGGLYARLARLQFTDGLAAE, encoded by the coding sequence ATGGCCGACATCGCCAAGGAAGCGGATCGCGCGCGGTCCAAGCGTATCGGCAGCCTCAGGGCGCTGACGCCGTTCTTCCGTCCGCATATCGGCATGGTCGTCGCGGCGCTGGCGGCGCTGACGCTGACGGCGGGCGTGTCGCTCGTGCTGCCCCTCGCGGTGCGGCAGGTGGTCGACGCGTTCCAGACCGGGGCCGCGGGCCTGCTCGACCGCTACTTCGCGTGGGCGCTCGTGATCGCGGCGCTTCTCGCGCTGGGGACCGGGCTGCGATACTACCTCGTCACCCGGCTGGGCGAACGGGTCGTGGCCGACATCCGCAAGGCGGTCTTCGCGCGCATGATCCGCATGTCGCCCAATTTCTACGACGGCATCATGACTGGCGAGGTGCTCAGCCGGATCACGACCGACACGACGCTCCTGCTGTCTGTCGTCAGCTCGTCGGTCTCGATCGCGCTGCGCAATATGCTGATCTTCATGGGTGGCCTTGCGCTGATGCTCTGGACGGCGCCCAAGCTCTCGGGTCTCGTTCTCCTGATCGTGCCCGCCGTGATCGTGCCGATCATCGTGCTCGGCCGCCGCCTCCGCACGCTCAGCCGCGAGAACCAGGACTGGATCGCCGAATCCTCGGGCAAGGCGTCCGAATGGCTGCTCTCGGCCCAGACCGTGCAGGCCTACACGTTCGAACACGAAGCCTCGGATCGCTTCGACGACGTGACCGAGAAATCCTTCCTCTCGGCCCGCACCCGCATCCGTGTCCGCGCGATCATGACCGTGATCGTGATCCTGCTGACCTTCGCGGGCATCGTTGGCGTGCTCTGGATCGGGGCGCGCGACGTGCGCGGCGGCGTCATGACCGTGGGCGAGCTGATCCAGTTCCTGATCTACGCGATCATGGTAGCGGGCGCGGTCGCCGCCCTGTCGGAGATCTGGGGCGAGCTGCAACGCGCCGCCGGTGCCACCGAACGACTTGTCGAGCTTCTGGAGGTCGAGGACGACGTCACCGATCCCGAGGCCCCGGCGACCCTGCCCTTGGGCGAGGCCATCGCCTTCGAGGGTGTCACCTTCCGCTACCCGACCCGTCCGGGCGTCGCGGCGCTCGACGACGTGACGCTGCATGTCGCGCCGGGCGAGACGGTCGCGTTGGTCGGCCCGTCGGGCGCGGGCAAATCGACCGTGATTCAGCTCCTGCAGCGCTTCTACGACCCCGATGCCGGGTCCATCACGCTGGGCGGCACCGACCTGCGGGAGATGGATCGCGCCGGCTTCCGCGCCCGCATGGCGCTGGTGCCGCAGGACCCGGTGATCTTCGCGGCGAGCGCGCGCGACAACATCCGCTTCGGCAATCCCGAGGCCACCGACGCGCAGGTCGAGGCCGCCGCGAAGGCCGCCGCCGCGCATGACTTCCTTACCGCCCTGCCCGAGGGCTACGACACCTATGTCGGCGAGCGGGGCGTCATGCTGTCGGGCGGACAGAAGCAGCGCATCGCCATCGCCCGCGCCATCCTGCGCGACGCGCCGGTCCTGTTGCTCGACGAGGCGACATCGGCGCTCGACGCCGAGAGCGAGCGCGCCGTGCAGGATGCTGTCGCCACGCTGGCCGAGGGACGCACGACCATCATCGTGGCGCACCGGCTAGCCACGGTGAAGCAGGCCGACCGGATCGTCGTCATGCAGGACGGCGCTATCGCGGCACAGGGCACCCATGACGAGCTTGTGGCCGAAGGCGGCCTCTATGCGCGCCTCGCCCGGCTTCAATTCACCGACGGCCTCGCGGCGGAGTAG